The Roseococcus microcysteis genome contains a region encoding:
- a CDS encoding phosphoenolpyruvate hydrolase family protein, producing the protein MRGLKRDILVGAAIGLGMTARAAADGGADFLLVLNAGRLRVMGAPSLAAMLPIADSNPFTDAFARREILDRVRIPVFFGAAACDPRLDLPRFVAGIREAGYHGIANFPTAIHFDGALRQALEAAGLGFGREVALLAEARAQGLATLAYAKTRAEAQAMADAGVERLVLNFGWNAGGSMGVPGGVRLEDAAERARRVFAALRRRAPGIRCLVEGGPIVDAQHMLQVCDASRADGYVGGSTLDRLPLELSVMQSTSAFKTAALLRPAEAASPALPRGMVGRSAAARTLAQRVARLVATELPVVVEGEPGSGRSTVARALHAGAGRAGGPIFLDAREDIASALSADPPRGLLGRQGVTVVIEQADALPPVLRARLSDWIERGAFARFGTPEERRPRARLVLVHPPGAQGLARALSAQRLVVPPLRDRLEDIPLITRAMLREAGRAASAVEPAALRLLMARSWPGNLRELREVLLRTLTETPGGRVTVAALEAVLGPAEPPAAPEALDERAWIMDALRRHRFRRGETAAFLGIARKTLYNRMRRLGLEA; encoded by the coding sequence ATGCGCGGCTTGAAGCGGGACATCCTGGTGGGGGCGGCGATCGGCCTGGGCATGACGGCCCGCGCGGCCGCCGATGGCGGGGCGGATTTCCTGCTGGTGCTGAACGCCGGCCGGCTGCGCGTCATGGGCGCGCCCTCGCTCGCCGCCATGCTGCCCATCGCCGACAGCAACCCCTTCACCGACGCCTTCGCCCGGCGCGAAATCCTGGACCGGGTGCGGATTCCCGTGTTCTTCGGCGCCGCCGCCTGCGACCCGCGGCTCGACCTGCCGCGTTTCGTGGCCGGCATCCGCGAGGCCGGCTATCACGGCATCGCCAACTTCCCCACCGCCATCCATTTCGACGGCGCGCTGCGCCAGGCGCTGGAGGCGGCGGGGCTGGGCTTCGGGCGCGAGGTGGCCCTGCTGGCCGAGGCCCGCGCCCAGGGCCTCGCCACCCTCGCCTATGCCAAGACCCGCGCGGAAGCCCAGGCCATGGCCGATGCGGGGGTGGAGCGCCTGGTGCTCAATTTCGGCTGGAACGCTGGCGGCAGCATGGGCGTGCCCGGCGGCGTGCGACTGGAGGACGCGGCCGAGCGCGCGCGGCGCGTCTTCGCCGCCCTGCGCCGCCGTGCCCCGGGCATCCGCTGCCTGGTGGAGGGCGGGCCCATCGTGGACGCGCAGCATATGCTCCAGGTCTGCGACGCCTCGCGCGCCGATGGCTATGTGGGCGGCTCCACGCTGGACCGCCTGCCGCTGGAACTCTCGGTGATGCAGAGCACCTCCGCCTTCAAGACCGCGGCCCTGCTGCGCCCGGCCGAGGCGGCCTCGCCCGCCCTGCCGCGCGGCATGGTGGGGCGTTCGGCGGCGGCGCGGACGCTGGCCCAGCGCGTGGCCCGTCTGGTCGCGACCGAGTTGCCCGTGGTCGTGGAGGGGGAGCCGGGCTCGGGCCGCTCCACCGTCGCGCGGGCGCTGCATGCGGGGGCGGGGCGCGCGGGCGGGCCGATCTTCCTGGACGCGCGGGAGGACATCGCTTCCGCCCTCTCGGCCGACCCGCCGCGCGGGCTCTTGGGCCGGCAGGGGGTGACGGTGGTGATCGAGCAGGCGGACGCCCTGCCGCCCGTGCTGCGCGCCCGCCTGTCGGACTGGATCGAGCGCGGGGCCTTCGCGCGCTTCGGCACGCCGGAGGAACGCCGGCCCCGCGCGCGCCTGGTGCTGGTGCACCCGCCGGGCGCGCAGGGGCTGGCGCGGGCGCTGTCGGCGCAGCGCCTGGTGGTGCCGCCGCTGCGGGACCGGCTGGAGGACATCCCCCTCATCACCCGCGCCATGCTGCGCGAGGCGGGCCGCGCCGCCAGCGCGGTGGAGCCTGCCGCGCTGCGCCTGCTGATGGCGCGGTCCTGGCCGGGCAATCTGCGCGAATTGCGTGAGGTGCTGCTGCGGACGCTGACCGAGACGCCGGGCGGGCGCGTGACCGTCGCGGCGCTGGAGGCGGTGCTGGGCCCCGCCGAGCCGCCCGCCGCGCCCGAGGCGCTGGACGAACGCGCCTGGATCATGGACGCGCTGCGCCGCCACCGCTTCCGCCGCGGCGAGACGGCGGCCTTCCTCGGGATCGCGCGGAAGACGCTCTACAACCGGATGCGGCGGCTGGGGCTGGAGGCCTAG
- a CDS encoding YggT family protein has product MILDALFFLVQAGLNLFFWAVILAAVLSLLVGFGVLDTRNRLVWTLSDFFYRVTEPALRPVRNRLPNLGGIDLSPLVVLLLIQAAMLLVAAIRGYMLRAGIYF; this is encoded by the coding sequence ATGATCCTCGACGCCCTCTTCTTCCTGGTCCAGGCAGGGCTGAACCTGTTCTTCTGGGCCGTCATCCTCGCCGCCGTGCTGTCCCTGCTGGTCGGCTTCGGCGTGCTGGACACGCGCAACCGCCTGGTCTGGACCCTGTCCGACTTCTTCTACCGCGTGACCGAACCCGCCCTGCGCCCCGTCCGCAACCGCCTGCCGAACCTGGGGGGCATAGACCTCTCGCCGCTCGTGGTGCTGCTGCTGATCCAGGCGGCCATGCTGCTGGTGGCGGCCATCCGCGGCTATATGCTGCGGGCCGGCATCTATTTCTGA
- a CDS encoding DUF167 domain-containing protein, producing the protein MLVQVRVQPRARRASLGGLRHGPDGPRLMISVTTPPEDGRATEAACAALATALGLPPSRVTLAQGPTSREKTLRVAAPPEALRPRLETLA; encoded by the coding sequence GTGCTGGTCCAGGTGCGCGTGCAGCCCCGGGCGCGCCGCGCGTCCCTGGGCGGGCTGCGCCACGGCCCGGATGGCCCCCGCCTGATGATCTCGGTCACCACCCCGCCCGAGGATGGCCGCGCCACCGAGGCCGCCTGCGCCGCGCTGGCCACGGCCCTCGGCCTTCCCCCCTCCCGCGTCACCCTCGCGCAGGGACCCACCTCGCGCGAGAAGACCTTGCGCGTGGCGGCCCCGCCCGAGGCCCTGCGCCCCCGCCTGGAGACATTGGCATGA
- the folD gene encoding bifunctional methylenetetrahydrofolate dehydrogenase/methenyltetrahydrofolate cyclohydrolase FolD — MTATLIDGKEVAARLRAGLASRIAGLPWAPGLVVVRVGEDPASGVYVRNKDKAAREAGFASRTRHLPESTTEAELLAEIAALNADPAVDGILVQLPLPAHIRAEAAIEAVDPAKDVDGFHPMNAGRLASGLPGLVPCTPRGAMHLLAEAGAKLRGARAIVIGRSQIVGRPMAQLLLGADCTVTIAHSRTADLPGECRRADIVVAAVGRPEMVRGDWIKPGAVVIDVGINRLESGKLVGDVAFAEALPVARAITPVPGGVGPMTIACLLENTLEAALSRRGGA, encoded by the coding sequence ATGACCGCCACCCTGATTGACGGCAAGGAGGTGGCCGCGCGGCTGCGCGCCGGGCTCGCCAGCCGCATCGCGGGTCTCCCCTGGGCGCCCGGCCTCGTCGTGGTTCGGGTGGGCGAGGACCCGGCCAGCGGCGTCTATGTCCGCAACAAGGACAAGGCGGCGCGGGAGGCGGGCTTCGCCTCGCGCACCCGCCACCTGCCCGAATCCACCACCGAGGCCGAGCTGCTGGCCGAGATCGCCGCCCTGAACGCGGACCCGGCGGTGGACGGCATCCTGGTCCAGCTTCCCCTGCCCGCGCATATCCGCGCCGAGGCCGCCATCGAGGCCGTGGACCCCGCCAAGGATGTGGACGGCTTCCACCCCATGAATGCCGGGCGGCTCGCCTCCGGCCTGCCGGGCCTGGTTCCCTGCACGCCAAGGGGCGCCATGCACCTGCTGGCCGAGGCCGGCGCCAAGCTGCGCGGCGCGCGGGCCATCGTCATCGGCCGCAGCCAGATCGTGGGGCGGCCCATGGCGCAGCTTCTGCTGGGCGCGGATTGCACCGTCACCATCGCCCATTCCCGCACGGCCGACCTGCCGGGCGAATGCCGCCGCGCCGATATCGTGGTGGCCGCGGTGGGCCGGCCCGAAATGGTGCGCGGCGACTGGATCAAGCCCGGCGCGGTGGTGATTGACGTGGGCATCAACCGGCTGGAGAGCGGCAAGCTGGTGGGCGACGTCGCCTTCGCCGAGGCCCTGCCCGTGGCCCGCGCCATCACCCCCGTGCCCGGCGGCGTCGGCCCCATGACCATCGCCTGCCTGCTGGAGAACACGCTGGAGGCGGCGCTCTCGCGGCGCGGCGGCGCATGA
- a CDS encoding DMT family transporter, whose protein sequence is MNLLLGALFVLMWGSAFNAARLVALDWPPLWALTLRFAAIVPLLWLVWRYRRAAFPWGPDAWRVGWMGVFGMGGYLACSWVALAYIPAGLVALLAATAPMFVALGEAWRGRRLAMQGWVGLAVGWVGVAVLGATRAVDGMASAEAWGIGLSLFGAMLQATGLLAYAPARARVDPWAANLGQTAAGAVVLLVISALVGGPLPTTVTTGVVVGLLYSSLVVGMAGYALFFVVIRRLGASNATALQLLAPPVAAVIGWAAMNERLYGTDILGGAITLVGLALLFRAKTTQAA, encoded by the coding sequence GTGAACCTGCTGCTGGGCGCCCTCTTCGTGCTGATGTGGGGCTCGGCCTTCAACGCGGCGCGGCTGGTGGCGCTGGACTGGCCGCCGCTCTGGGCGCTGACGCTGCGCTTCGCGGCCATCGTGCCGCTGCTCTGGCTGGTGTGGCGATACCGCCGCGCGGCCTTCCCCTGGGGGCCCGACGCTTGGCGCGTGGGCTGGATGGGCGTGTTCGGGATGGGCGGCTACCTGGCCTGTTCCTGGGTGGCGCTGGCCTATATCCCGGCCGGGCTGGTGGCGCTGCTGGCGGCGACCGCGCCGATGTTCGTGGCCCTCGGCGAGGCCTGGCGCGGTCGGCGCCTTGCCATGCAGGGCTGGGTGGGGCTGGCGGTGGGCTGGGTCGGCGTGGCCGTGCTGGGGGCGACGCGCGCCGTGGACGGCATGGCCAGCGCCGAGGCCTGGGGCATTGGCCTCTCCTTGTTCGGCGCCATGCTCCAGGCGACGGGGCTCTTGGCCTATGCGCCGGCGCGGGCGCGGGTGGACCCCTGGGCGGCCAATCTGGGCCAGACGGCGGCCGGCGCGGTGGTGCTGCTGGTGATCTCGGCCCTGGTGGGCGGGCCCCTGCCCACCACCGTCACCACGGGGGTGGTGGTGGGCCTGCTCTATTCCAGCCTGGTGGTGGGGATGGCGGGCTATGCGCTGTTCTTCGTGGTGATCCGAAGGCTCGGCGCCTCCAACGCGACGGCGCTGCAATTGCTGGCGCCACCGGTCGCGGCCGTGATCGGCTGGGCCGCGATGAATGAGCGCCTCTACGGCACCGACATCCTGGGCGGGGCGATCACGCTGGTCGGGCTGGCCCTGCTGTTCCGCGCCAAGACCACCCAGGCCGCCTGA